The sequence below is a genomic window from Lolium perenne isolate Kyuss_39 chromosome 4, Kyuss_2.0, whole genome shotgun sequence.
ATAACCATTGTTTGAACCTAAAGTGATGAAGTATCCTCACTTGGATACTTCTTTTCACCAATAAGCATTTACTAGCCAAACTTCATTGTAATAAGTGCTTTATGCCAGGCTTTTTGTTTCATTTTAATACAATGATTTCGTAGCACTGACACTTTTATTTATAGAACTATGTTTCTCTAATAAACTTTTCACTATGCATAGTATTTCTGCCCGTACAGACAGGAAGTGAGATTTCTAGGGTTAGGCCAAGAGGAAACTAACACATTTAAGAATTATTCGGTGCCTCAAGTCAGTTCCTCTAGAATTTGATGTAGTACAGGAAAAGGAATGGATAACCCATGCCTCAACAGCCTAGGTGATTAACTCTTGCAATCACATCCTACACGCAACACACTATGGGAGTCAAATAACTTATGGCCGGTGGCAGCGGCGGCCTGTCCTCCAGTTGCAACAGCGACTCAGGGGCAGCAGTAGCTTCGATTAAGAGGGTAACAGATATGGCTGAGGTCGGAGGAGATCGAAACACGGAGGCGCAATCATGAAACGCTAATAAGAGGCGGCGATGAAAAAAGTTGTTTCTGGCTGATGGTTCCCTTTTGATTTTTAGCTACTCTCTTTTCCATTGGATGTCGGTTGAAGTGATGAAGTATAACAGTTACATTCCCTTTGTTTGTTGCATCGTGCCTATAATTTGTCACAGTTATCCATATCTATTTTCTTGGGTACACAATGACAGAATGTGCGCGTTAATATCATTTGTACAATTAATATCTATTTTCCACTACTTTGCATGTAAAAACCATTAGACTACTTATAAGAGTTTACTGATTTTGTGTTTTACATCATCACCTATAAGGATGCCCCTGGATTATGTTCCTATCCATACAATACTTTCATTCTCTGCGCTTCAGCTAGCTAACATAGTTTTTTCCCTTTTTATTTATTAGCCTCAAGGTCAGTAAAGCTTCAGTTTTTGCTTGCTTCCATTTGTTCTCATGTCTCACAAATTTAAATTGGTCATTTGATTGATAAGGTTTGTGGTGCCTGCTGATTGTTAGATTTAACAATCGTTCTATACAAAAAAATAATTGTTGCAAATTACGTGACTTATGTGGATAAATCATCCTTTTCCTCGTCCACGATTTCCCGGGTGTCAGATCCGCGAGCTCCCATATATTTTCctggtatttttctttctttctcccatCTCCTCAAGATTTGCCTGCTGTTGCTCAGATTTCCCAAACGTGAAGGGGTTTTCCTCAAGATTTTCTCAAGGAGTTTTCCTCAAGATTTGCCTACTGTTGTTTCAGATTTTCTCACGGTTTGCCTCAAGATTTGTCTACTGTTTCTGTTTCAGATTTCCTCACGATTTGCCTCAAGATTTGCCTACTGTTGCTATTTCAGATTTGGCAGAGCATTGGTTGAGGAAACACCTCGAAAGAAAAGGTACTATGTAGTTACATTTATCTTGAGTAAACACACGTTTGGTTCCAACCGTTTTAGTTTCCTATCACAGGTTTGTTCAAATTAAATCACCGGAATTTCGTGGACTTGCTTAGACTCTGGCGAAGGCCATTCTTTTACTAGCGTAGGGCAGGTAAGAGAGCAGCCTCAGCTTGAGAAATATTAAATAGGTGCAATATACTTTGTTTAGCCCATATTCTTTTCTTGGCCATTTGCAAATTTTATAGTCTCAGCTCAAAGATTGATTAGGCTGGGGCAGGTAAAATAGCATTCTTTTAGTGCCAAGATATTGTTGGTTTTTTAGTTTTCAGAGTCTACCTTGTTTATTTCTTCCAGATTGCGTGTTCTGGTTTCTCTAATCCTTGTTTATTTCTTCCAGATTGTGTGGGAGAAAGGATGCTTGTTGCAAGAATGGGCATCTTGTTCTCGTGCCCGGCCGACTGCTATGACCCAATGGAAGAAGGCATCCTTGAACCGTCGGCGAGCTCTGGCGGCCTCAGGGCCTTGGATTCCAGCAAGCTGCTCATACAGGGGTCGCTCAGTTTCAAAAGGGCACAACTCGACGACAACTACCCCAGCTCTCTCCAGGTGGAGACCGAGATCTCAATCAAGACCGCCGACATTGCCGCCATTGCACCAGACTCTTCCCCTGCCACGGTGGTGCCGCTCGTGCAGAGAGCGCTTGCCAGGGTGATGTACACCGACGGCGGCCTCGGGCGCGGAGAGCCCAAAGCACGAGGCGGCGGCGATGAGGCTGCAGAAGGTGTACAAGAGCTTTCGGCCGCGGCGGCCGCTGTCCTGGCGGAGCAGAACTGGTGGAAGCTGCTGGATTTCGCGCTCCTCAAGCGCAGCTCTGTCTCCTTCAACATCGAGAAGCAGGAGACGGCGGTGTTCAAGTGGTTGAGGGTGCGAGCCCCTGCTGCCAAGGTATAAAGAACAGACTTTTAGATCTGAATTTGTTTTCTCATAAGCAAATCTGGACAGCTGCCTGATCCGAAATTGTCAAATTTGGGTGTGTTTTCATTTAGTTTGAGAAGGAACTGTCCAAGGATTGCTCGAAGCGGTGAGTGCGGAGTGCCTCGTCAGTTAGAACATAAATGATAGATAGTACCTATATCAAACATTGCTGGAGTCATCTCTTGGAGAAAACAGTTTACACTTGATGGGTATGCATAATATGCCTTGTATTAATTGTTCAGTACACTGGGAAAACAATACTAACTTGTACTTAAAATGTCTGTGTAGCCTGCCGGTTTCTAAAATTTAGCTTTACCAACTGAGTTCTGAAACGGGAAGGGCATCTATTGATGGTGTGAGTGGTATGATCTTGTTCTTCGCCAACTCCTATTTATCTCCTCATGTTCTGTGCTCCACCATTCCTCTAGAGCATAGGCAGATTCTTATTATAAGCTTTGGTAGCATGTGAGGCAACAGAGGTGACCTCCCAATTAATACTTCTGGTGGTATTACTTTTTAGTTTTTAAGCGAGATCAGCTATTATGTGAATATACTTTTTCTTAAGTCTCCTGGTTCGTTTAATAATGACTTTTATTTGCTGACATTTATAGAATCATGACAATATTAAATAACAGTATATTAGTAAGGTTTGCATAGAGATGGGCATCCGTATTGATTAGTATAAACTTCTGTAAGTTCATAAGGTGTTGTGAAAGTGTGGTTCTTTTATGAATTAAGGTTTTTCCCGGGCTACAAAAAGGTATATACTTTGATCGAGACAAAGAATTACTTTGGTATGTCCTGCCAAGGCATAATAATAGAGCAGGTGCTAAAACCTCACGCattcctcagttaatttattcctGCAGCTAAGGAAGATGATAGTGTTCGCTATACATACATAGAGATCTCTAGGCATCCCTTTGGTTTAAAACTTAAATTTACCCAAAAAAATTCTTCGAAagaatacatgcttcccttttttaGGGTCTTGTGTCTACCTAATTTTGTTGCCTGATTTTCTACTTGTTGTTTCTTTGTGTAGCGTCATGAGGCAGGCTCTCAAGATGAAGAACGGGAGGAGGAGCGCTGGCTCAGGAAAGCTGCATATATTTTTCATGGATGCCTTTACATATTCTATGTTAGGTTGGTAATAGCACACCTTTCTTAAGGAAGTGAAGAATTTAAAGTAACTTTTTTTTCTCAAAGAAAAAAATCTCCATATATTAAATTGTGGCTTTATTATTTGGAAGCATGTATGTTATTCGTTATTGTTTAGTTTCAGCCTTATTGTGGAGGAAGAGGTCGCATCAATGTGGAGACTAGGCGAACTCAAGTGGTCATCGACTTGCCTCTACGCTAGCCAACACCCTATCAAATTGAGAAATTTGAGGTATGCAATCTGAATTCTTGATGAGTTTGAGTACTGCTGCTTGGAGTATGGCCAGTGTTTCTATGGTGATGTGTTTCACATAGGATGGTAGCCTAATTGGAAATGAATCATTCgtgttcttaattttcttgtatCTGTTGTTGGTGTGTTCTGAGCTAAGAAAATATAAATGCAACTAGGCAAGTTGCTTTCATCAGTTCTTGGAATGTTCTAATTAATCATCTAAAGATAAGATAAGCCAGTTATAGTTAATTATGATTATTTGTTGCCTGCGAAATGTAGACTACGAATGATCATTCATAGGATGGATCATTGTAGCTCTATGTTCGCCACAGTTTTCATGAATAAAAATTCCATGTTTATACAGTACCCCAAGCGATCTATTAAAGCTTGACAATCGTTTATCCAGCCCTCAAACTAAAATAGACAATTAGACATGTTTTTTATCTTTCAATTTAGACCTAGCTCCTATACTTCATATGTTCTATGTTCCCTAGATTATTTTTGTGGTAGCATGTAGCTAGGTTGAACCTGTAGTGCTATATCTGTTGCTTAACTTAGTGAGAGGCCTATTTCTGTATTTCATATCTTGCTCAGGGAGGTTTTTCTTTTTGcactttttttcttctttttggtgGTGCTTTTTCTACATTATTATTACTTTGCTGGAAGTTGTAAGATTATGCAACTACCGTGAGCATTACACATTTGTTAATCTGTTTTGATATGGTGTGCATTATCGGTGGTGCAGCTGTGTTTTGTCTGAATTTTCGACTGAATCTCGGGATCTTTGTGAGAACGAAAGCACCAATCTCAAAAACTGCCAAAGACCACTTGTTGTCGGTGGTCGTGTTCACAGAGCAATTATTATGGTTCTTGGAAGTTGAACAAGACAACGGAAATAGAAATGAGGTTCCAAGTCATTAGCCAGAGTACCTCATATGCTTGCTCTGTATGCGATCAGCTATGTGTCTATGTGCTCTGTTCTCCCATCTGTTTTGTGCCATCTTTTTTCCTTTCTGTTTCCGTATGGGTATGTTGTCCTATCTATTTTGTGCACTATAGTTTAATTAGCAAATTTCTGTCAAATCTGAGAGCTTTAACTGTTTTATAAGAACAACCTGATCCGATCTCATCCTGGACTGTGTTATGGATATTGGCTAAATTCTATAGAGTGTACATAGGAATTCCACAAATTGCCTTTTTCAATATACTCAGTGTTTCCATCCATCCATGTTGGAATATATGCTATACTTAATGTTTCTATCTATTTATACTGGAATCTATGTTGTAGATAGCTAACGAGGGATCTATCAGAATGGTTACAATATTATCTCGCTTTTTCCCCACGTTTTTTGCGTGTGCATACCTACAGAAATATGGAGCTTTTGTGCTATCTGATCACGAACTCACTTGATTTACCCACTAACCGATTTGCTATATCTTACTTACCTTTCAGCTTCAACATCATTGTTGTATTCTTACACTTTCATAGATTAAGATACCATGCAGATATAACTCTACCATTGATTGATAGAGGTCTTAAATTGTTGTACAATTTGTTAGAAGTAGGATAGCTTTGGTACTAAGCTAATTAGGCAGTTATTAAGATTAGCTTAGGTCCTAAGCTAAGTAGTCAGTTAGTTTTGTCCAAACGCTGTAATACCGAAGAGGTGCCTTTGTAACCGCCTTATTGGCGTCTGTTCGGTGGGTATATATACCCCCAACAATCATCAATGAAACATCACTTGATTCTCTCAATCATTAGTTCCTAAACACAATTAACATATATTCGGCCGAGGATGGCTGCACCATCACGGATGCCAAGTGCGTCTAAGGGGCCGGAAAAGGAAAAGGAGGGCGTACAAGGGGCAGAAGGAGCAGTCGCATGGGAGCAAAGTGAGTAGCCAAAGGAAGGTGGAGGGACCATCCAGGACATTTTCTCCAACTCACGCCATCGGATGATGTTATAGCTTGCCTGAACAACCACCCAACCCGAATGCCCTCCCTTTACCACTACGGTGACGACAACGACAAGAAGAGTAGAGCTCCGCTCTGAGCCTTCGATATTAAAATAAGCCAAAACTTATGGCTCAAATTCTGATTGAATTCTgcctttgcgcgatagcgcaacgggtcatctagtgtCTAGTAATTAGTGCTAGAGTTTGTATGTTGTGGTGCATCTTTTAGGTGGTGTATGCGGCGCATGAGCAAATAAATCTACATCAAATCTACTCCCACACTGGCGTCAACCTTCATCGCGGCAACCTCACGGTGGTGTCTCAAAGTTATGGCAACGTGTGCTTGCCGATCCTTTTAGATCGGCAGCTTGGGCTTTTCGATGTTCTTCAGATTTGGGGAGATCAGTTTCTCATCACGTTGCCACTGTTCATCGTTATCCACGGTAGCGCTGGGGCAGGGGCGAGGTGGATGCTCTGGAGCAAGGATCTTGATAGGGGGTGGTGGATATATCGTTATTCCCCGACTTCATCGATGGTTCAATGCAGTGGATCTTGGTCCAAGGCGGGACGAGGACGTCTCACCGGCAACGGCAACATGCCATAACGACGTGTGCCTTGTTGCTTGCAGCAGTCCTCTTGATCGACTTACAAAACTCCGTTGGCGATGGTGCTTCTTTGGATCTGGGAGCGATGGAGGTTCGGCGTTTCTTCCAATCTGCGTCTATGTGGATGTTGGAGTTTGGCGGTGGTTGCGGTTTTCGTATTTTTCTATCCcttatggttctatatccaaaaaAATTAAGACAGCTAATTAACCTCTCCTAGCTGTCTTTTAGTTTCCACTTTTATTATATTTACGTAACTTGATATTTTGTGATAAAATATGTGGTTTCCCTTTTAAAAAAGAGTCCTAGGTAGACTATCTTCTCTTGGCAATGAGTCGTCCGAAGAACGGTAGTGACCATCAGCGTTTCTAGCGCTTCAGACCGTAGGCCACCTAAGCTAAAGCTGAAGAGGCAGACCGGCGTGTGAGTGTGACCATCGATCGAGTCGTGGAATCCATCATCCTTATCCATGGTACGTACGTCGCGTTGCTGCCCGTGGGAACTCGGCGCACCGCGCACCACTGGAGATGAACTGTCGAAAACTTTCGTGTGTCGACAGGTCATGTAACAACATCGATGGACCTCCTAGAAAAACAACATTGATGGGTTACTACTTATTGTTGTTTGGTTGGATCTTGGGTTGTGGTCTCGATTCATCCTCGACCAGGGAAAGTTCAGCTAAAGAGTGTGTACCTGTCAAATGCGAATCGTATTCTCTCTGATACTTGTACATAGCAGAAAGAGAGGTTTCCTTGCTAGCATCGATTGTAGCTCGGCGCATGCCCATCCCTTTCCACAGTGCATAACCCAGCTAGACGTAGTATCGTTCCAAGTTTGGGCTATGCCATTCGAGGTAGCTATAGTATACCATGTGTTCAAGGCTTAAAGCAATATATCAGAACCAGTACACCTGGGAATATTGACACGTCACGCAATGTCTAAGCTATAAAAAAAGTTTGAGGTACATACATGGAGTCAGGGTTGGTACTCGTTGCCTTCTCAAAATTAAAAGGCACACAAGAAGTAAACAATGCCGTTTTTATTCATCTCTAGCTAGGTACGAGTAGGACGAAATACGCTTTGGATACAAGTAGTGCTTAATCTATCCTTGTGTTTTTAAAGATTTTTCTATAGTACATGTTTTCAGAATTGATAGCTTAGTCTACGTGCTAGCGGACAATTTCTTTAACCCCTTGCTTAGGTGGTGTGGAAACCAACCTTTTTTATATGGAAGGGAAATGACCAGCTTCAATCAAATAAATAACCGAGAGTTGCATGGTGCTTAAAATATCGGCTTACAACTGACTAGGCAATGAACAtaccaagcaaacaaaaaaaaatgcaaGTACGAAAGAGGTGCGAAGCCTTTGTCCACCAAGTGATTGAACACCAGAAAAGATGGGAATgttgaaaaaaaaaacatactTAGGCATTACAACTCTGTTGGTCTAATTAAACACCAACTTAAAACCACCTTTGAGAAAACAAGTCCCACTTATGAGATATTTTTTTTATTAAAGGGACATGATGTGCATAATACAGCTACACAATCTTCCCCAAGTTAAACCTCATATCTACCATATCGAACACCAAGAAAAGAAGCATGCATCTCATTCTCATAAGGACAAAAGAATTCCGCTAgaacgtggttgatgtagtcgtacTTGTCGCCGACCTCGGGATCGTGTTGAAGTTCTCTCGTACGACGTTAAGTGACGCAAGTGCAGCATCTTGTAGTTTCGCACACATACGGTGCTCAACGATACTCCCGGTCTCAGATCCAACTAAGATGCCGAAGAGAGAACTAGAAAGAGAGGGGAGGAGGCGCCCAAAGGGGCTCTCCTTTTCTCAGGGGAGGGAATTGTGTGCTCTCCTCCTCTCAATGCATCTAccttatatagggggagggggagggggtgGTGGTGCACCCCAAAACCTAATGGGTGGCCGGCTCGACCGCTAAGGGCCCAAGCGCCCCCACCTCAAAGCCCGTGTGGGGGGCGGCCCCTTAATGGGCTCCCCTCTGGGAGGGCCATTTAAAATGGTATGCACCCTTTTAATTAAATAAATATATATTTAatattaattaatttaattaattgATAATACATATTGTTTAATTCCTAATGATCTGAGACACCTCTCGAACCATTCCGAACATCCTTCGAATTTTGCCGGAACTTTTTCTAGTTCTCTCTTCTCTATTCTCAGGTGTTTCCAATGAATCCATAACAATATTAAGTTTCGTTAAACCCTTAATTGTGTTTCTCTACGGCTCGAGAATGACACAAACATGATTGAGACATCTCTTCGATCAATGGTCACGAGGGGGTTCTGGAGAACCATAGGAACCCCCATGCATTCTACGAATATAAATTCGTTGAACCGCAAGCGTCGAGTCCTAATTCCTTTGTTACTTCGATGCTAGACTTGTCCGAGATGTGATCATAGGTATCATAATACCTAGTTCGATCCCGTTACCTACAAGGCTTATTCAACTCATTCTTGTGTGATTCCATCCTCATGACCTAGTCATGTGTTTACTTTACTTTTCAGTCATTACTTTTCAACACAACAACTTTCTTTAAAATACCCTTACTTGGAATTAAGGACAGCTTATAAGTATCCTTTGATGGATAGTAACGAGGGGCACAAAGACCTTAACCAGAGATCTCTCCGTGGTACGATACTCTTACTTCTAAAATTAGCTACAATATACATGTGCATTTGCAGTCATCAAGGTCCGCTCATGCTATGGACGGACTTCTATAGCCTATGGATCATTAAACTGACTAAGTCTACCCTTTAATAGCTGAGAGGGTTAGGGGAGCTAGTCTTTGATTCACTAGCCCATGGTGGACTAGGGAGAAAAAAGTAGTGCATAGTCCATGGTGGACCGACCCACCTACGCCTCCACGTAATGAGCTTATTTACTTGGCTCTTAATTTCTTGACTTTTTCTTATATCCCTTAATACATTAACCTTTCGACCATGACTTTCTGCTCTACCTTTCTTTAATTGTAAGAACCATGGTAGGATCTTTTATTGCCTCAACAAATACCAAAATACCTTTCATCTAAATAATATTTGTTTGGTTCTATCGTAAGACACTACTTTACTCAAGCTGCCAGTACCACACCATACTTCCATTGGCATATCAAAGATGGGCACTTGTTCAAT
It includes:
- the LOC139830126 gene encoding uncharacterized protein, yielding MLVARMGILFSCPADCYDPMEEGILEPSASSGGLRALDSSKLLIQGSLSFKRAQLDDNYPSSLQVETEISIKTADIAAIAPDSSPATVVPLVQRALARVMYTDGGLGRGEPKARGGGDEAAEGVQELSAAAAAVLAEQNWWKLLDFALLKRSSVSFNIEKQETAVFKWLRVRAPAAKFEKELSKDCSKR